One window of the Ictidomys tridecemlineatus isolate mIctTri1 chromosome 11, mIctTri1.hap1, whole genome shotgun sequence genome contains the following:
- the Or10z1 gene encoding olfactory receptor 10Z1 translates to MVLHNGTFWRGFVFLGFSSFGELQLLLFTLFLCLYLVTLTSNVFIIVLIRLDSHLHTPMYLFLSFLSFSETCYTLGIIPRMLSGLVVGGQSISYVGCAAQMFFSASWACSDCFLLAVMGFDRYVAICTPLHYASRMHPTLCAQLIGASFLSGYLFGLGMTLVIFHLSFCSSHEIQHFFCDTPPVLSLACGDTALSELGILLLSLLVLLASFFFLTVSYAYILAAILRIPSAEGRKKAFSTCASHLTVVIIHYGCASFMYLRPKASYSLERDQLIAVTYTVVTPLLNPIVYSLRNRAVQTAVRTAFQGSLLGKG, encoded by the coding sequence ATGGTGCTACACAATGGGACTTTCTGGAGGGGCTTTGTTTTCCTCGGATTCTCCAGCTTTGGTGAACTGCAACTCCTGCTCTTTACCTTATTCCTCTGTCTGTATCTTGTCACCCTGACCAGCAATGTCTTTATCATTGTCCTCATCAGGCTGGATAGCCATCTGCACACCCCCATgtatctcttcctttccttcctgtctttctctgaGACCTGCTACACTCTGGGCATCATCCCTCGGATGCTCTCTGGCCTGGTTGTGGGGGGCCAGTCCATCTCCTATGTGGGCTGTGCTGCACAGATGTTCTTCTCCGCCTCATGGGCCTGTAGCGACTGCTTCCTTCTGGCCGTCATGGGCTTTGACAGATACGTGGCCATCTGTACCCCGCTGCACTATGCCAGCCGCATGCACCCTACCCTCTGTGCTCAGCTCATTGGTGCCTCCTTCCTCAGTGGGTACCTCTTTGGGCTGGGAATGACGCTGGTCATTTTCCacctgtccttctgcagctcCCATGAGATTCAGCACTTTTTCTGCGACACGCCCCCCGTGCTGAGCCTGGCCTGTGGAGATACAGCCCTGAGCGAGCTGgggatcctcctgctcagcctgctGGTCCTGTTggcctccttcttcttcctcaccGTCTCCTATGCCTATATCCTGGCAGCCATCCTGAGGATCCCCTCTGCCGAAGGACGGAAGAAAGCTTTCTCCACCTGCGCTTCACACCTCACGGTGGTCATCATTCACTACGGCTGCGCCTCTTTCATGTACTTGAGGCCGAAAGCCAGCTACTCTCTTGAGCGGGATCAGCTTATTGCTGTCACCTATACGGTGGTGACCCCTCTCCTCAATCCTATTGTTTATAGTCTAAGGAACCGGGCTGTGCAGACAGCGGTGAGGACTGCTTTCCAAGGGAGCCTACTGGGTAAAGGATGA